From the genome of Acipenser ruthenus chromosome 14, fAciRut3.2 maternal haplotype, whole genome shotgun sequence, one region includes:
- the LOC117419607 gene encoding proline-rich transmembrane protein 4-like isoform X1 yields the protein MTTVFFILFIYSKDAMLDQSYMLIIVLWCSLSGTSVPETEVQNVVAHTSPPSPKTDPVPHHQSSIVKLGTFSRPSWVPTDLTIASKTPSFILLPFSLPADFQHKNRNVESTRPSTVGMSTSLGPSPIQPLFKRKKDKNFQTERPMETGNTPRNNKNDFARPSTVSLPSETVIPLMFTSVKTGTGSSLPTYAKERPLDQTTLPIYTFTSNQEKTYTTKEGTLDKRLFTTTKNSNNTLPAPDILILELLTPSQSPKSFNLESPTPGTVTVDNVRLESTGLPISQDQEPTTVNKQNTELRLIEREMATSTDNEDMGLLPTVADEVVFNESEIQHEDVSQKTMFSKSPGTETLDTTLSYVDSGFDSEDLAPISPTEMAQDHLVAVTHSPSKTSVPETAGTESYQDWSSETVNVDPSALSDCNQAGTGGCESSDTWSSAVPDDEEPENESYNLFLLPPMFVPLHADWNSAMATWGIAWEAHIYGVGSLFSLVVFLSALSLLCLPFRCPSGYSYFVTIDMFLLITGSSRTFSMFYDAYNHQDKLAATAIVLLYEVPFPCLTSAFGIVFLLLSMRSRMQLSYSIFQHPCFLAIVVILHFSSSLGSILVVQLFSQLPWLFFVSQGVFVALTAFMSILYFIFYCYVRADAKHIYHLNNTSPPIERHNRCPFADLKDWDKAAMTAAFSALFALLCAALQLYAMLHALGFGGMEVFHPWPWWAFHLSCRICEVGMCLTLALIVMYPLFCSNDAPQRSCWSKIFCMSHGHVTMKSPILPNNYQWSSSQQEKLVICDTIARGENECLPLYTLVENHLSSIEGLDLLYHSNRGLLAEDMELNIKPINSSRTSSFSIQMDSDSTVDLRPPSPINLGRSIDEALFSEALFPQSLFQNSKPYSSSNLSLGVKNTGDNGAFKESAADRGLYRTTSCIEMDLVPPLKGSVSSSSTLNATSSTEQWQGSSRSCLYKLSHDGSSLVLCSSPERLGYSSLGSNQIPSRNLSHSSLDQEPQIQRYYQVLGSAFQESSNKPGESGLALQSEFMNVCRQIDELSVSSDTIDL from the exons AtgactacagttttttttattttatttatttatagcaagGACGCAATGCTTGATCAAAGCTATATGTTGATTATTGTTCTTTGGTGTTCACTATCAGGGACCTCTGTTCCTGAAACTGAGGTGCAAAATGTGGTGGCACACACCTCACCACCATCCCCAAAGACAGACCCAGTTCCTCATCACCAGTCTTCAATTGTGAAGCTTGGCACCTTCTCTAGACCATCTTGGGTGCCTACGGACCTCACAATAGCATCTAAAACACCTTCATTCATTTTATTACCCTTCAGTCTGCCAGCTGATTTTCAGCATAAAAACAGGAATGTTGAATCTACCAGACCAAGTACAGTGGGCATGAGTACAAGCCTTGGGCCTTCACCAATCCAACCATtattcaaaagaaagaaagacaaaaactTTCAAACCGAAAGACCCATGGAAACAGGGAATACgccaagaaataataaaaatgattttgcaAGACCTAGCACTGTGTCGCTGCCCTCCGAAACTGTGATACCCTTGATGTTTACATCTGTCAAGACTGGAACAGGCAGCAGTCTTCCAACTTACGCAAAGGAACGTCCTCTTGACCAAACTACTTTGCCTATTTACACTTTCACAAGCAACCAAGAAAAAACATATACAACTAAGGAAGGAACACTGGATAAAAGGCTTTTTACGACAaccaaaaatagtaataatactcTACCTGCCCCTGACATCTTGATCTTGGAGCTTCTTACTCCATCACAATCCCCAAAATCATTCAACCTTGAATCGCCAACGCCAGGGACAGTCACAGTAGACAATGTGAGGTTGGAATCAACTGGATTACCCATTAGCCAGGATCAGGAACCAACTACTGTGAATAAACAAAATACTGAATTGAGGTTAATAGAGAGGGAAATGGCCACAAGTACTGACAATGAGGACATGGGATTGCTCCCCACAGTTGCCGATGAAGTTGTATTTAATGAAAGCGAAATACAACATGAAGATGTTTCCcaaaaaacaatgttttctaAGTCACCAGGAACTGAAACATTAGACA caaccTTATCTTATGTAGACAGTGGGTTTGACAGCGAGGACCTAGCACCCATCAGCCCTACAGAAATGGCACAGGACCATCTGGTAGCTGTCACCCATTCCCCTTCAAAAACCTCTGTTCCAGAGACAGCAG GTACAGAGTCTTATCAGGATTGGTCTTCAGAGACAGTGAATGTTGATCCATCAGCTTTGTCTGACTGCAACCAAGCTGGAACTGGGGGATGTGAATCCTCAGATACCTGGAGTTCTGCCGTTCCAGATGATGAGGAACCAGAAAATGAATCCTACAACCTGTTTCTACTTCCCCCGATGTTTGTTCCTCTTCACGCAGATTGGAACAGTGCAATGGCAACATGGGGTATTGCCTGGGAAGCCCACATCTATGGAGTAGGATCATTGTTTTCTCTAGTGGTCTTCCTTTCAGCTCTAAGCCTGCTGTGTCTACCTTTTAGATGCCCATCAGGCTACAGTTACTTTGTGACCattgatatgtttcttttgataaCTGGTTCCAGCAGAACATTCTCCATGTTTTACGATGCCTATAACCACCAGGACAAGTTAGCTGCAACTGCAATAGTACTCCTGTATGAAGTGCCATTTCCTTGCCTCACCTCTGCTTTTGGAATTGTGTTCCTGCTCCTTTCAATGAGGTCCAGGATGCAGTTGTCCTACTCTATATTTCAACACCCATGCTTCTTAGCCATAGTAGTGATCCTGCACTTTTCATCCTCTTTAGGCTCAATTCTGGTAGTGCAACTCTTCAGTCAGCTTCCTTGGCTGTTTTTTGTGTCACAAGGAGTATTTGTGGCCTTGACGGCCTTTATGTCCATTTTATACTTCATTTTCTACTGTTATGTGAGAGCAGATGCCAAGCACATTTACCATTTAAACAATACTTCTCCACCAATAGAAAGGCACAATAGGTGTCCTTTTGCAGACTTAAAGGATTGGGATAAAGCAGCAATGACAGCAGCATTCTCTGCATTGTTTGCACTATTATGTGCAGCTCTTCAGTTGTATGCCATGCTGCATGCCTTGGGATTTGGTGGAATGGAAGTATTCCACCCTTGGCCCTGGTGGGCCTTCCATTTGAGCTGCAGGATATGCGAGGTTGGCATGTGCCTTACCTTGGCCCTCATTGTAATGTATCCTCTCTTTTGTTCTAATGATGCACCCCAGCGTAGCTGTTGGTCCAAGATATTCTGCATGTCCCACGGCCACGTGACAATGAAATCACCCATCCTCCCAAACAACTACCAGTGGTCTTCCTCCCAGCAGGAGAAGCTGGTGATCTGCGACACCATCGCCCGGGGTGAAAATGAATGCCTTCCTCTGTATACATTAGTGGAGAACCACCTCAGCAGCATAGAAGGCCTTGATCTTTTATACCATAGTAACAGGGGGTTATTAGCAGAAGACATGGAGTTAAATATAAAGCCCATAAACAGCTCAAGAACCTCCTCTTTCAGCATCCAGATGGACAGTGACTCCACAGTAGACCTCAGGCCCCCCTCCCCAATAAATCTGGGACGCAGCATAGATGAAGCTCTTTTCAGTGAAGCCCTTTTTCCCCAAAGCCTCTTCCAGAACTCTAAGCCCTACAGTTCCAGCAACTTGTCTCTCGGTGTTAAAAACACAGGGGACAACGGAGCTTTCAAAGAGAGCGCTGCTGACCGAGGCCTCTACAGGACGACTTCTTGCATAGAGATGGACTTGGTGCCGCCATTGAAAGGTTCTGTATCCAGTTCCAGTACATTAAATGCAACATCATCCACTGAGCAGTGGCAaggcagcagcagaagctgtctTTACAAACTGTCCCACGACGGATCATCACTGGTGCTCTGCTCAAGTCCAGAGAGGCTTGGCTACTCATCCCTTGGCAGTAACCAAATCCCATCAAGAAACCTGTCCCACTCAAGCTTAGACCAGGAACCTCAAATTCAAAGATATTACCAGGTCTTGGGTTCTGCTTTCCAGGAGTCATCGAACAAGCCTGGAGAATCAGGTTTAGCTCTTCAATCTGAATTTATGAACGTTTGCAGACAAATTGATGAGCTGAGTGTTAGCAGTGACACAATAGACTTGTAG
- the LOC117419607 gene encoding proline-rich transmembrane protein 4-like isoform X2 — translation MTTVFFILFIYSKDAMLDQSYMLIIVLWCSLSGTSVPETEVQNVVAHTSPPSPKTDPVPHHQSSIVKLGTFSRPSWVPTDLTIASKTPSFILLPFSLPADFQHKNRNVESTRPSTVGMSTSLGPSPIQPLFKRKKDKNFQTERPMETGNTPRNNKNDFARPSTVSLPSETVIPLMFTSVKTGTGSSLPTYAKERPLDQTTLPIYTFTSNQEKTYTTKEGTLDKRLFTTTKNSNNTLPAPDILILELLTPSQSPKSFNLESPTPGTVTVDNVRLESTGLPISQDQEPTTVNKQNTELRLIEREMATSTDNEDMGLLPTVADEVVFNESEIQHEDVSQKTMFSKSPGTETLDSTESYQDWSSETVNVDPSALSDCNQAGTGGCESSDTWSSAVPDDEEPENESYNLFLLPPMFVPLHADWNSAMATWGIAWEAHIYGVGSLFSLVVFLSALSLLCLPFRCPSGYSYFVTIDMFLLITGSSRTFSMFYDAYNHQDKLAATAIVLLYEVPFPCLTSAFGIVFLLLSMRSRMQLSYSIFQHPCFLAIVVILHFSSSLGSILVVQLFSQLPWLFFVSQGVFVALTAFMSILYFIFYCYVRADAKHIYHLNNTSPPIERHNRCPFADLKDWDKAAMTAAFSALFALLCAALQLYAMLHALGFGGMEVFHPWPWWAFHLSCRICEVGMCLTLALIVMYPLFCSNDAPQRSCWSKIFCMSHGHVTMKSPILPNNYQWSSSQQEKLVICDTIARGENECLPLYTLVENHLSSIEGLDLLYHSNRGLLAEDMELNIKPINSSRTSSFSIQMDSDSTVDLRPPSPINLGRSIDEALFSEALFPQSLFQNSKPYSSSNLSLGVKNTGDNGAFKESAADRGLYRTTSCIEMDLVPPLKGSVSSSSTLNATSSTEQWQGSSRSCLYKLSHDGSSLVLCSSPERLGYSSLGSNQIPSRNLSHSSLDQEPQIQRYYQVLGSAFQESSNKPGESGLALQSEFMNVCRQIDELSVSSDTIDL, via the exons AtgactacagttttttttattttatttatttatagcaagGACGCAATGCTTGATCAAAGCTATATGTTGATTATTGTTCTTTGGTGTTCACTATCAGGGACCTCTGTTCCTGAAACTGAGGTGCAAAATGTGGTGGCACACACCTCACCACCATCCCCAAAGACAGACCCAGTTCCTCATCACCAGTCTTCAATTGTGAAGCTTGGCACCTTCTCTAGACCATCTTGGGTGCCTACGGACCTCACAATAGCATCTAAAACACCTTCATTCATTTTATTACCCTTCAGTCTGCCAGCTGATTTTCAGCATAAAAACAGGAATGTTGAATCTACCAGACCAAGTACAGTGGGCATGAGTACAAGCCTTGGGCCTTCACCAATCCAACCATtattcaaaagaaagaaagacaaaaactTTCAAACCGAAAGACCCATGGAAACAGGGAATACgccaagaaataataaaaatgattttgcaAGACCTAGCACTGTGTCGCTGCCCTCCGAAACTGTGATACCCTTGATGTTTACATCTGTCAAGACTGGAACAGGCAGCAGTCTTCCAACTTACGCAAAGGAACGTCCTCTTGACCAAACTACTTTGCCTATTTACACTTTCACAAGCAACCAAGAAAAAACATATACAACTAAGGAAGGAACACTGGATAAAAGGCTTTTTACGACAaccaaaaatagtaataatactcTACCTGCCCCTGACATCTTGATCTTGGAGCTTCTTACTCCATCACAATCCCCAAAATCATTCAACCTTGAATCGCCAACGCCAGGGACAGTCACAGTAGACAATGTGAGGTTGGAATCAACTGGATTACCCATTAGCCAGGATCAGGAACCAACTACTGTGAATAAACAAAATACTGAATTGAGGTTAATAGAGAGGGAAATGGCCACAAGTACTGACAATGAGGACATGGGATTGCTCCCCACAGTTGCCGATGAAGTTGTATTTAATGAAAGCGAAATACAACATGAAGATGTTTCCcaaaaaacaatgttttctaAGTCACCAGGAACTGAAACATTAGACA GTACAGAGTCTTATCAGGATTGGTCTTCAGAGACAGTGAATGTTGATCCATCAGCTTTGTCTGACTGCAACCAAGCTGGAACTGGGGGATGTGAATCCTCAGATACCTGGAGTTCTGCCGTTCCAGATGATGAGGAACCAGAAAATGAATCCTACAACCTGTTTCTACTTCCCCCGATGTTTGTTCCTCTTCACGCAGATTGGAACAGTGCAATGGCAACATGGGGTATTGCCTGGGAAGCCCACATCTATGGAGTAGGATCATTGTTTTCTCTAGTGGTCTTCCTTTCAGCTCTAAGCCTGCTGTGTCTACCTTTTAGATGCCCATCAGGCTACAGTTACTTTGTGACCattgatatgtttcttttgataaCTGGTTCCAGCAGAACATTCTCCATGTTTTACGATGCCTATAACCACCAGGACAAGTTAGCTGCAACTGCAATAGTACTCCTGTATGAAGTGCCATTTCCTTGCCTCACCTCTGCTTTTGGAATTGTGTTCCTGCTCCTTTCAATGAGGTCCAGGATGCAGTTGTCCTACTCTATATTTCAACACCCATGCTTCTTAGCCATAGTAGTGATCCTGCACTTTTCATCCTCTTTAGGCTCAATTCTGGTAGTGCAACTCTTCAGTCAGCTTCCTTGGCTGTTTTTTGTGTCACAAGGAGTATTTGTGGCCTTGACGGCCTTTATGTCCATTTTATACTTCATTTTCTACTGTTATGTGAGAGCAGATGCCAAGCACATTTACCATTTAAACAATACTTCTCCACCAATAGAAAGGCACAATAGGTGTCCTTTTGCAGACTTAAAGGATTGGGATAAAGCAGCAATGACAGCAGCATTCTCTGCATTGTTTGCACTATTATGTGCAGCTCTTCAGTTGTATGCCATGCTGCATGCCTTGGGATTTGGTGGAATGGAAGTATTCCACCCTTGGCCCTGGTGGGCCTTCCATTTGAGCTGCAGGATATGCGAGGTTGGCATGTGCCTTACCTTGGCCCTCATTGTAATGTATCCTCTCTTTTGTTCTAATGATGCACCCCAGCGTAGCTGTTGGTCCAAGATATTCTGCATGTCCCACGGCCACGTGACAATGAAATCACCCATCCTCCCAAACAACTACCAGTGGTCTTCCTCCCAGCAGGAGAAGCTGGTGATCTGCGACACCATCGCCCGGGGTGAAAATGAATGCCTTCCTCTGTATACATTAGTGGAGAACCACCTCAGCAGCATAGAAGGCCTTGATCTTTTATACCATAGTAACAGGGGGTTATTAGCAGAAGACATGGAGTTAAATATAAAGCCCATAAACAGCTCAAGAACCTCCTCTTTCAGCATCCAGATGGACAGTGACTCCACAGTAGACCTCAGGCCCCCCTCCCCAATAAATCTGGGACGCAGCATAGATGAAGCTCTTTTCAGTGAAGCCCTTTTTCCCCAAAGCCTCTTCCAGAACTCTAAGCCCTACAGTTCCAGCAACTTGTCTCTCGGTGTTAAAAACACAGGGGACAACGGAGCTTTCAAAGAGAGCGCTGCTGACCGAGGCCTCTACAGGACGACTTCTTGCATAGAGATGGACTTGGTGCCGCCATTGAAAGGTTCTGTATCCAGTTCCAGTACATTAAATGCAACATCATCCACTGAGCAGTGGCAaggcagcagcagaagctgtctTTACAAACTGTCCCACGACGGATCATCACTGGTGCTCTGCTCAAGTCCAGAGAGGCTTGGCTACTCATCCCTTGGCAGTAACCAAATCCCATCAAGAAACCTGTCCCACTCAAGCTTAGACCAGGAACCTCAAATTCAAAGATATTACCAGGTCTTGGGTTCTGCTTTCCAGGAGTCATCGAACAAGCCTGGAGAATCAGGTTTAGCTCTTCAATCTGAATTTATGAACGTTTGCAGACAAATTGATGAGCTGAGTGTTAGCAGTGACACAATAGACTTGTAG